Sequence from the Myxococcales bacterium genome:
CTTGCCCGCACCCGCAACACCGATGATGATCGACTCCCCCCAGCCCTTGTGTGTACAGCGCAGCGCGGTTGCCATCAGATCCGTATTGCCCACGCATTCGAACGAGTAGTCGACGCCGCCGTCCGTCATATCGATGATGGCTTCTTCGACGTCGGAGACATCCCGAGGATTGATGCAGTCGGTCGCTCCAAATTGCTCGGCCATGGGAAATTTGTCGGGATTGAGATCCACGGCGATGATTCGCTCCGCTCCGGCCATAACCGCACCTTGAACCACCGAAAGCCCAATCCCCCCCAATCCAAAAACCGCCACCGAGGCCCCGGGCTCTACCTTTGCGGTGTGGAGGACTGCGCCGATCCCGGTCGTGATACCACACCCCAACAAGCAGACCTTGTCCAGCGGTGCCGTCTTGTTGATCTTGGCCAGCGCAATTTCGGGAACGACCGTGTATTCGGCAAAGGTCGACGTCCCCATATAGTGATGAACTGGTTTCCCCTGATAGGACAATCGCGTCGTCCCATCGGGCATCATGCCTCGCCCCTGGGTTTCGCGTATGGCGCCACACAAATTGGTCTTGCCCGAAAGGCAGAATTTGCACTGCCGACATTCTGGCGTGTAGAGCGGGATCACATGATCGCCGGGGGCGAGTGAAGTCACACCGCTACCGACTTCCTCGACGACCCCTGCGCCTTCGTGTCCAAGGATCGCCGGAAACAACCCCTCTGGATCATCACCGCTCAGGGTAAACGCATCGGTGTGACAGACGCCCGTGGCAGCGAGCTTGATCAGACACTCACCGGCCCGGGGGCCTTCGATATCAATTTCGTCCACGATCAGGGGTTTGCCCGCCTCGACGGCGATCGCAGCTTTGACCTTCATTGGGGTTCCTCCAGACTTGCAGTGATAATGAATCGGAGCGGGCTCAGCCAGCGCAGGAGCGGTAAAGATAAAGCGCGGCAATGACCAGGAACCAGCTCAGGTTGCCCAAGGCTCGCACGATTGATCCTCGGGGCTGTTTGTCTTCGTCTAGCGTATCCGCAAACGGATCAATCGACTCGACCGCATCGCTCGACATTTCCGTGAATTGGTTTGAATCCGTTGTCGGAGCGAAGTTTGGGGCGAAGACAACCTGCGGATCCGCGGCAATTTGCTCTTCGAAGATCGGTCTCGACCCCGTCCGTCCACCACAGT
This genomic interval carries:
- a CDS encoding S-(hydroxymethyl)glutathione dehydrogenase/class III alcohol dehydrogenase, whose amino-acid sequence is MKVKAAIAVEAGKPLIVDEIDIEGPRAGECLIKLAATGVCHTDAFTLSGDDPEGLFPAILGHEGAGVVEEVGSGVTSLAPGDHVIPLYTPECRQCKFCLSGKTNLCGAIRETQGRGMMPDGTTRLSYQGKPVHHYMGTSTFAEYTVVPEIALAKINKTAPLDKVCLLGCGITTGIGAVLHTAKVEPGASVAVFGLGGIGLSVVQGAVMAGAERIIAVDLNPDKFPMAEQFGATDCINPRDVSDVEEAIIDMTDGGVDYSFECVGNTDLMATALRCTHKGWGESIIIGVAGAGKEIHARPFLLVTGRSWRGTAFGGTKGRTQLPQFVDRYLAGRIHIDEMIGAVMPLEEINTAFDLMHRGEVIRSVIQF